The following are encoded together in the Methanosarcina flavescens genome:
- the nifB gene encoding nitrogenase cofactor biosynthesis protein NifB, producing the protein MPEENNLISDIDSPKFEEELLRKIAEHPCYDRKAQHKYGRIHLAVAPSCNIQCNFCVREFDCVNESRPGVTSKVLTPQEALEKTKQVIADYPFIKVVGIAGPGDPLANKETFETFELIKKEFPDLTLCMSTNGLLLPEKLEDILRVGVSTLTVTINAIDPEIQAKIVDHIIYHGKIYRGIEGAKIQVKNQLEGVKAAIDAGIVVKVNTVLIPGINDKHVVEIARKLNELGVYIMNIMPLISQGAFANIEPPTAEERKVAQQACEPYVLQMRHCRQCRADAYGLLAQDMSQMSEKRRKLIKIQTKEDAERARKILKEDGKQKA; encoded by the coding sequence TTGCCAGAAGAAAACAATCTAATAAGTGACATTGACAGCCCTAAATTTGAAGAGGAGCTCCTGAGAAAGATTGCCGAACATCCTTGCTACGACAGGAAAGCCCAGCACAAGTACGGGAGAATTCATCTGGCTGTGGCTCCATCATGCAATATACAGTGTAACTTCTGCGTCAGGGAGTTTGATTGTGTAAATGAGAGCCGCCCGGGAGTTACGAGCAAGGTTCTTACTCCACAGGAAGCCCTTGAGAAGACAAAGCAGGTCATTGCAGATTATCCATTCATCAAGGTTGTCGGAATTGCAGGCCCTGGCGACCCTCTTGCTAATAAAGAGACCTTTGAAACCTTTGAACTGATAAAAAAAGAGTTTCCTGATCTCACGCTCTGTATGAGTACAAACGGACTACTTCTTCCCGAAAAGCTGGAAGATATTCTGCGCGTGGGAGTTTCTACATTAACGGTAACAATAAACGCAATCGATCCCGAGATCCAGGCAAAAATCGTGGATCATATAATCTATCATGGAAAGATTTATAGGGGAATTGAGGGCGCAAAAATTCAGGTAAAAAATCAGCTTGAAGGCGTCAAAGCGGCTATTGATGCAGGCATAGTTGTCAAGGTTAACACTGTGCTCATCCCGGGAATTAATGACAAACATGTAGTTGAGATTGCCAGAAAACTCAACGAACTCGGGGTTTATATAATGAACATCATGCCCCTTATCAGCCAGGGAGCCTTTGCAAACATTGAACCTCCTACTGCAGAAGAGCGGAAAGTTGCTCAGCAGGCATGTGAACCTTACGTTCTGCAAATGCGCCACTGCAGACAGTGTAGAGCTGACGCTTACGGACTTCTTGCTCAGGACATGTCACAGATGAGCGAAAAACGCAGAAAGCTTATAAAAATCCAGACAAAAGAAGATGCCGAAAGGGCAAGAAAAATCCTTAAGGAAGACGGAAAACAGAAAGCTTGA
- a CDS encoding 4Fe-4S binding protein, which produces MVAKVNVDSCTGCGSCVDECPAAAISLNDDDIATVDENECLDCGACEDACPNNAITIE; this is translated from the coding sequence ATGGTAGCAAAAGTTAATGTCGATTCCTGTACCGGCTGTGGAAGCTGTGTAGACGAATGCCCTGCGGCTGCAATTTCCCTCAACGATGACGATATTGCAACAGTAGATGAAAACGAATGCCTTGATTGCGGTGCATGCGAGGACGCCTGCCCCAACAATGCAATCACAATTGAGTAA
- a CDS encoding methanogenesis marker 2 protein: MNLEELAERIKTFEGVTRKKQIEDIVSIFEAVRPEYKNAIVDFGDDAAVIDIGGDDVILFAADGIWGRILDASPWWAGYGAVVVNVNDIAAMGGKPLAMVDVASSNSETVCRELMEGLAEGVRKFGVPIVGGHVHPDTEYNSISVAIIGIVKRDCVIRSDTARPGDLVIAAYDMDGKIGPNSPYSWDTTSFKAPMEVRETYLVTQEIATRKLATAGKDISNPGIIGTLGMLCETSKVGATVDLETIPKPDNVDFEQWLKVHPGTGYVFTAKTEKSEECIKVFEEAGLTAAVIGKIEAGSKLDIYDKSGKVTVFEFSKESITGIGSE; encoded by the coding sequence TTGAACCTGGAAGAGCTCGCAGAAAGGATAAAAACCTTTGAAGGGGTTACTCGAAAAAAACAGATTGAGGACATCGTTTCAATTTTTGAAGCCGTCCGTCCGGAATATAAGAACGCAATCGTTGATTTTGGAGACGATGCAGCAGTTATCGATATAGGAGGAGACGATGTTATCCTCTTTGCGGCAGATGGGATATGGGGAAGGATACTGGATGCCAGTCCCTGGTGGGCAGGCTACGGAGCTGTAGTCGTGAATGTAAACGATATTGCAGCAATGGGTGGGAAGCCCCTTGCTATGGTAGACGTAGCTTCCTCAAATTCCGAGACTGTTTGCAGAGAACTTATGGAAGGGCTAGCTGAAGGAGTAAGGAAGTTCGGGGTTCCGATAGTAGGCGGGCATGTCCATCCTGATACGGAGTACAATTCCATTTCAGTTGCTATTATCGGCATAGTCAAAAGAGACTGTGTGATTCGGAGCGACACCGCCCGGCCCGGAGACCTTGTTATAGCGGCTTACGATATGGACGGAAAAATTGGGCCGAATTCCCCTTACAGCTGGGACACGACCTCTTTTAAAGCCCCGATGGAAGTAAGGGAAACTTATCTCGTAACCCAGGAAATTGCAACGAGAAAACTTGCCACTGCAGGCAAAGACATAAGCAATCCCGGAATTATAGGTACGCTTGGGATGCTCTGTGAAACGAGTAAAGTTGGCGCAACCGTAGACCTCGAAACCATCCCAAAGCCCGATAACGTGGATTTTGAGCAATGGCTTAAAGTGCATCCCGGAACAGGTTATGTATTTACTGCAAAAACGGAAAAATCAGAGGAATGCATAAAGGTTTTTGAAGAGGCCGGGCTTACCGCTGCCGTTATCGGAAAAATTGAAGCAGGCTCGAAACTCGATATATATGATAAAAGCGGTAAAGTAACGGTATTTGAGTTCTCAAAAGAAAGTATTACAGGCATTGGTTCTGAATAA
- a CDS encoding DUF5611 family protein has protein sequence MQQYKLKRGFKPDIDRIYSVMEECFPGKISRDAEILETSYGAMSKIKVWIDNKMLFVDTVSDKTVTDDEIILQTNKAFRDFLYKATGYTAKERVKNAKKEVGGE, from the coding sequence ATGCAACAGTATAAATTAAAACGCGGTTTTAAACCTGATATTGACAGGATTTACTCGGTAATGGAAGAGTGCTTTCCCGGGAAGATCTCCAGAGACGCAGAAATCCTTGAGACTTCCTATGGAGCTATGTCAAAGATAAAAGTCTGGATTGATAATAAAATGCTATTTGTGGATACGGTTTCCGACAAAACTGTAACTGATGACGAGATTATCCTGCAGACAAATAAGGCCTTCAGGGATTTTCTGTATAAAGCGACTGGATACACAGCAAAAGAGCGCGTAAAAAATGCCAAGAAAGAGGTCGGAGGAGAGTAG
- a CDS encoding chorismate--pyruvate lyase family protein, whose translation MSTDFLEKLKDFEIPTCLRVCCGTDGSVTFLLEIMTRQPVSVTTESQHIIKADKSIADLLDVEEGSEVNDRVVRLSAGGTVFVYARSLSPLERMPDTMREQLMRADIPIGRILRSHNLETRRDMGELEILEGEPTFGGISLLSRSYKIVHNNRTLMWINERFPIDKRWCL comes from the coding sequence TTGAGCACCGATTTTCTTGAAAAACTAAAGGATTTTGAGATTCCAACCTGCCTGCGGGTCTGCTGCGGAACCGACGGTTCGGTGACATTCCTCCTGGAGATAATGACCAGGCAGCCGGTGAGCGTGACCACAGAGTCCCAGCACATCATCAAAGCCGATAAATCGATTGCTGATCTTCTCGATGTGGAAGAAGGCAGTGAAGTAAACGACCGGGTAGTACGGCTCTCTGCAGGCGGCACAGTCTTTGTCTATGCAAGATCCCTCTCTCCCCTAGAACGAATGCCTGATACCATGCGGGAACAACTCATGCGGGCGGACATCCCTATCGGCCGGATCCTTCGCAGCCACAATCTCGAAACCCGGCGCGACATGGGCGAACTTGAAATCCTTGAAGGCGAACCAACCTTCGGCGGCATATCTTTACTTTCCCGCTCCTACAAAATAGTTCACAACAACCGCACCCTCATGTGGATCAACGAGCGCTTCCCGATCGATAAGCGCTGGTGCTTATAA